The sequence AGTAATACCTCTTCACGTCTGATCTGTTAAGAAATAGTTATTATTTGTATCCATACGCCTTAAAATATAGACTGTTACATAAAGCATTaacttaatatttaaaaaaaaaaaaaaaaaggattttttcattaaatattttaatagtCCCGAGTGTCttcatttcagaagaaactgaTAACCAGATAAAGCAGAGAGGCTCAGTGAGGAGCGATCCAGTGCGGGTCCTCCGGGGGATCTGTGCACGACTCAATCGACTGATCGAGACCCACACGTCTGACTGGTGCTGGGTGAAGGATTTAACCAAAGGAAGCTTACCACAACGACTCTGCTGACTGATATAATGTATTGCAATTAAAGCGATATTGCTGATACTAAGAACATTAACATCAAAAGAGCTCCTGTGAGAACTAGATACCTCCGCCCTCTGGAATGTCTGTGTTCTGCACCATATTTGCGGGTTGATCGATGAAGAAGCTCTGAATGCGTGTGGTTTGGGTTTCATTGCTCAGTATGTACACCTCCTCAGAGCGTTGTTGATGTCTGCTTACGTATGAAGCACAACAACTGAGACTCTTAGCAGCAAAACGTTTCTCCAAAGTGATTTTTGTAGTAAAatcttgaatgaatgaataatccATAGAAGCATCAGACACACTATTGTGGTGTTCACGACAGCAGAGATCTTGTGATTTTTATCTGCACAATCCTGAAATAATTTAGGACAAAAAATTGTAAGTTGTATTTACTTCCGGGTGGTTTAATTTAGACTCTACCAGCAGTTTTCAGGTTCTATAAGACGCTATTGTCTGAACCAGAAATGAGTATCGTGAAGGAACCAATATAGATCCTTTAATGGATGTTACTGTCCTAGTCATGGGACATGGGCTATAAGCACAGGCAAAGGCCCTGCCACCAGACAGCGGAGACAGCTGTTCAATCATATGAGAACACAATAAGTGAATGAGGCTTCTGTTTTCCTTTGAAGTGAACTGAAAGAACttaaagaaagagaagtgaagtgaagtgaagtgaagaggcagagagatgagaggctCAGGCCTTCTCCCTTCTGTATCACTCCcagggagaagaaagggagtgtttgtgttaagGAGCTTATTCTAATTTGTCTCAAAAAGTACAGATCCTGAGCTCTtttcatcagctgtgtgtgtgtgtgtgtgtgtgagtgtgagtgtgagagtgagagtgtgtgtgtgtgagtgtgtgtgtgtgtgtgtgtgtgagtgtgagtgtgagtgtgagtgtgtgtgtgtgtgtgtgtgagtgtgagtgtgtgagtgtgagtgtgagtgtgtgtgtgtgtgtgtgtgtgagtgtatacttGCCATTTGAGGATGTTTGTTTAGTATGAGGAAAGATTCTTCACTACACtgttatttcaaaataaaaaaaaacttcataaaCTTTCTAAAAACTACTTCATCACACCCGTTGATGTCACTGATCTCTTTCAtcatcttcaaaaaaaaaagtaaatacagAAAAAACACTAACAATTAAAACCTTAATGTTGATAAAAAGAGAATATAAACACATAAGAGTATCCTTAAAACCGGATTACATTCGTGATAttacttttttcttttacaaCCAAAAGATAAGTTAAAGGCCAGTAGCAGTGAGGTGTGCTTTGTCAAGGTTGTGTGTATCTTCAGTACATTATGTTAATCGTTCAAGTGTGTTTGAGCTTGAATGTTACTTGTAGACCATGAGAGTGCAGGGTCAAGTGTATGAGAGCATGTATACTGGCAGAGGTGTTgacgtgtgtgcgcgcgcgcgcgcgcgcgtgtgtgtgtgtgtgtgtgtgtgtgtgtgtgtgtgtgtgtgtgtgtgtgtgtgtgagagagagagagagagagagtgtatgctTTCAGGTTCCAGGTTTCCAGCTTTTGAGACCCAGGTGTATCTGGAGTGGGAgttgtgtggagggaggggtggaacACCATCCCCACTATTGCCGTGGTGATTAGCTGCCGTTGCTGAGCATGCCCAGTAGCTTGCTGGGGTCCATGCCCTGCTGCTGGGCCATGGCTTGCACATCGAAGCCCATGTGCATGAGGAACTGCAGCACGGTCATCTCCTGTCCGCTGTACTGGTCCCGGATGGTCGGGCAAGTGGGGTTGCAGTGGGGCCACGGGCAGCTGTCAATCAGGTGCATGGGACAGCCCCTGGGCGGGGTCTTGTTGCTGTGCCTGGCGCTATCGTGGAAGCTGCGGTCCCAGCAGTGCAGCGCACGGGGGAGGGAGGTGCCTTTCACCTGTACATCCAGCCAGtaactgcagacacacacacacacacacacacacacacacacacacacggggacatGGTCACACTTAAGCAGCCTGATACATAAGCTGCTGCAACCACATAAGTGCTTTAAAATCTACTGTAAAAGCTATGTAGTGTGTAGCAAATGAATAGCTATTACAAAACAGTGCTCGGTGTGTAAGAGCATGTACAGAAAGCCGTTCTCACCTCCTGGTGATAATCTCATGAGATAGGCAGGCAGGAGCAAACATGGCCCTGCAAATATAGAACACAACATGAGAACATGGAACAGGGACATCTGGCTTCATCTAGGCCTGTCTCAGGATACAACATGTCTCATTCCAGACACGTATGTATTCATGCCAGGATAGAAgcctgtgtgtaagtatgtgaattagcatgaacatgtgtgaatgtgtgtgtgtgtgtgtgtgtgtgtaaacagttaTACTTACGGGACGTCTTTGAGTGTGTTCCTCAACTGGAGGCCGAGCTCCTGGATGTAGTTCCATTGGCCTTCCTGAAGCGGTTGGCCCGTCAGGTGAATGTTATCCACAGTCAGCTGAGCCTCATCAAATAACCACTGCACCACAAACACTGGAcctaaacgcacacacatgcagaagtgTTAACCACATGTGCAATAAGGACAGTTCCCAgttatacaaacacatgcagaaattgcaacatacatttttaaaatgattgTTTTTGAGACAAAATCTTGAGATAAAGATCTACTACTGGGAAGCTTTGACCTGAAATGACAACACTATTTTGAGACAATAAAAGGCAGATATTTAGACTATAAGGTAGGCTAAGGGTAAGGGTAAAAAGGGTATATAAGggttaaaaaaaacctcttaaACATACTTCTTGATATGGATATCACACAACAGTTGATTAAACACTATATTTGATCACTGGGTAAAAATGGTAAGAGAGGTGTTGTATCAGACAACATGCCTGCAGTGAATAATCTTGCTGCAGAGCCTCATGTTTGGTAGTACAGCAAGTAAAGGATAGTTTTGAAAGTATGTAAGTAAGCACTAACGTTTGATGGTGGGGTAAACCCTGTAACCAAAGAAGCAGTtccactcctccccctcatGGGCCTGTCTGCAGCTCTCAGGGACCACACTACCCCAATACCTAATGGAcagggttcaaaggtcaaattAATGAGACAAATGAATGTGGTTAATGAGCCTGACGTTATTGGTATGTTGATGACTACATTCAGAATATAGGTATTTCGTAATATTATGTTGCTAATAATACACGAAAACAAAATGACTGGCAAATTATGAACCATCATTATAAACGAATGATCTCTAAATAGAATGGTTTgacaaaaaaatggaagaaataaGATTTTTTTCACTATTAActattaacattaacacacttGAATTCATATccgagtgtgcttgtgtgactgtgcttgcgtgtgtgagtgtgtgtgtgtgtgtgtgtgtgtgtgtgtgtgtgtgtgtgtgtgtgtgtgtgtcttacttgaTGCCTCTCTTGATGGCCTCAGTGGGGGCACAGCTGAGAGTGTCCAGGCAGTCGCTGCAGTGGTACTGCTGGTTGTCCAGGAACCAGCCCGAGTCTGACAGACCCCTCACCTGGATCCCCCCATACCCCAGCTCCACTAGCAACTCTGCCACCGCATCCACATTCAGCAGCACCCCTGTACCGCcagcactgtcacacacacacacacacacacacacacacacacacacacacacacacacacacattacttatTGGTCCTGGCAGACAACATTTATTTTGATGCAATCAGAGTCAGAATCTaaatcagtgcacacacatgtacagaaatGCATACCTGCTACCAGCCAGTAGCGCCACCTTGGCAGTGTCCAAACCTTTGGTCAACAACTCCTTGACCACTTCCTTTATAATCAGAGACCCCATGAACGCATAgtcacctgcacaaacacaattaGAGTCGAATTAGACAACAgccctaaacacacaaacacaaatgaataaatggtaAAACTGGGAATAAATAGACTTGCAATAACACCCTTACTTTCATTTGTCTTTGGtgacactccactccacacgtCACTGGAGCAATATGGTATGAATCTAGAACAAATAGTTACGATTGAAATAATCAACATTACACAGCATAACAATGCACATACATAAATGTTACACAGAGTTACATAAAACAATTGTATAGAGCACCACatataattaaaatatataGCATATACAGATATTTCAAATGATATCATTATTTATCAAAACGATTCACAAATATGTCCCGTCTTACAagttaaaataatttttttaggGTGCAGGAGAGTAATTCTAGTGGCAAACTTGACCTGTTTCCATGAAGTAAGAATTCATGATTCATCACGCTGAACACAAGCGCAGTTCCCTCTCTACCCACCAGGGGGAGTCAGTAAACAGTGTAACAATGGATAGTCTATGGATGCGTCGTCTGGCCAGCTCAGTAAAACTGGCCCTGCAGCTCAAGAGTAtgggcacagacacactggagcTAACTTCCGCCTGATTCCAACAAGATATTTCTTATCTTGTGTAAACATACCGGTACATATAATTCTGGTAACACATGGTCATAGTCtctcatagtcacacacacacacacacacacacacacacacgcacgcgcacacacatacacatgtccaAACAATAACAGGCACgaacgtaaagaaaaaacacaaatatacaccaaGACTACTTACACCATGTTAGCATTCCACCAGTGGGGATTCTCTTCTGGCAGGGGGGAAAGAATTCCTGTGCCTGAGGAGACCAAACACACAGGCGCCCGCGTTttagtaataaaataaaataaaacaccacCACAATAAAGAGCTTTAGTCTTATGAGGAGACACAATGCCTGCACCACAAAGTGTCCCTGTCCTAAATGAACAGAGATCACAGAGTTAAAATAGCATCAGTACATTTAGAATAGACCTAAACCAGCCTGACCACATCACAGCCACTCCTAAACACCACCTCCCCTCCTTATCATCAGTGTGTCTGCCTGAATGCCAAGTCTGCTGCAtgacaggcatgtgtgtgtgtgtgtgtgtgtgtgtgtgtttctatttccTCACTGTTAAATACTGTATGatcacaggctgtgtgtgataGTTACGCCGTCCTCTGGTATGGGCGTGGACACGTGTGTCTGCGTGATGGCGTCTCACCTGTCTTTGTGTTCGGCCATTTTGTGGAGCTCATGAGGCGTCTCATCGTCTCATATCTACTGTTGCAGCTCTCTTTATTAAAACAGTACCAGCCacctgttcaaacacacacacacacacacacaatgacataagCATACAAATCACCACTAAATGATCATCAACATTCAAAATCATTTCCATCATTCAATCAAGatcatcagaacacacacaatttccCAAACTCACCTTCCAAGAATATAAGCCATCTTTTACTTCCTTTAGACTCTTTTATGTAGTACCTGTAAGACAAATGCAATAGTGTTAAACACAGACGTGGACTGCACACTATATAAGGTCTTTCTGTTTCACTATCTTTCTCTGCCACTAATTTAAAtactaaaatgtaaaaatgtacaaGAAACACATAATTACCCATGAACAGTAATATAGACAAGtgaatactcacacactcacaattgaTTATTTGATTATTAATTGGTTTTAATGATAGTGTTGTTTTCAAATGTAATTCTGACAAAAACCCAATTAACTTCACTAACTCACTCTgtcacactaatacacacactctcatcaaaCGCAAAGTATATATTTTGACAGTAATGTGATTGAATGTATCATAGTAATACACCTTATACTTCTGCTAATGGTCCTACTATAAAATCACTGTCTGAATTAGGCCATCAAATTGCTCTTATCTGCTGCACATGAAATAGTGTCCACAAGGGGGCAGACAAATATAGAAGACGTATGTATAATGCATAAGTGGAAAATACATTATTGAAatagacatatatattttaGATGATTTCCCACACAAGTATTCTATCCAACATCAGTCAGGTAGTTGGAAACAGATCCTACTTACACACCACAAACATCAAATATAAAGCTGATCATGCCAACCGTTTTGTCATATTGGCCTGTGCTGTCCAACATATATTACACCAACAATTGCAGTTTCAAAGCTGAGACAGAGTGCACATATCATGGCAactctgaaaaaaaacaaatgaaatattCATGACTGTTAAAACTATCATAACGGTATATCCTTGTGTTCGTTCCACAACTCTCCACAGGCTAACCATCACAAACTCCCATAGGaccacacaagaacacaataAAGCTCTCGATATCATATCTACCATGGGAAGCTtatgtaactacacacacacacacagacacacacagtaacatacacacacacacacacacacacacacacacacacacacacacacacacacacacacacacacacacacacacacacacacacacacgcacacagtaacatacacacacacacacacacacacacacacacacacacacacacacacacacacacacacacacacacatttccaaagAGCATCTGTGACAGTTCCTATCAGGGACAGAAGCAGCGACAGAAATGAAGTGGGGGTCATGAGAGATGGAGCGGTAGGGTAACAGCTGAATGCAGTCGGACCAGGGGACAAGTGGGGTGCAGACACTGGGgtttcacaaacacagatgttGACATGCTGCTTAAGGATGTGTTCATGGTTCAAGAGACAGGACCACATGAGACACTGGGAAGGGAACAAAGGAAATaagccagcagagagagagagagagagagagagagagagagatagagaaagagagagagagagaaatgagagagaaatgagagagagatagagaaatgagatagagaaatgagagagagagagataaatgagaACACTGAAAACTAGAAAGAGAAAGTGGCCGCAGCTGTGGAGATCATATACCTCTATGGGTAGTCAGCTGTGAtctgacatgtttgtgtgtgcgtgtgtgtgtgtgtgtgtgtgtgtgtgtgtgtgtgtgtgagtgtgtgtgagtgtgtctgaccCAGACGCAACAGAGGCTCTAAAGCATGAAGCAGATGGGACAGAATACACACAGGGAGTACTGTCtggatccaacacacacacaaacatactcacacagacatagagagagggggtataGGCTGTAGCATCACACAGCAATTCAGAGACGATTAGGGTCAGTGTCTCTGCAAGGCCTAAACTACTCCTGTGAGAGTGCAAAACACTAAAGTGAAATAATATACACTATATAGTTacactatacatacacacacacacacacacacatatatatatatgaattacatatatatatgaaacTTATTCTATGTACTTACACTGACAGCCACTTAACCCatagtcaaattccttgtttgtgcaaacttttTTTGGAATTTTGCCAATGGGAGCATGTCAAAGATACTCATTTACGTATGAATAGGATTTAGAGTCGTCAGTGAGAGCAGTGATCATCCTAACGCTAATCACACAAAGCCTGACTGCCTTACTTTGATTCAAAAGTAACCGTTCAATTTTGCTTAAATACATTGTCATGCTAACACTGGTCTGATGGGTTGCCTTCAGATGCTGCTGGGCTGGCCCCATAAACTCACTCTCGGATGGTTATTTTGGTCACAGCACGAGACTGTTTGGAAGACCACGGGTATCCAACCAGTGAAACTTACCGCCATTATCTGGTTTCGGAAACACCCTTAAACGTTTCACTGTTTAAGAAAAATAAGGGTTTGAACAGGGTTGCCTATTGCAGCGCAGGCTCACATCGTGACAGCCTACCACTCAGCACAGGGTCACATCAATACACCCATAATAGGTGCAATGCCTGACAAGAGTGACTAAATGTTTTCGATGTCTGCTTTGCAAAGATGTggaaggggtgaaaaaaaaataagatttgGTTTAAGACATCCGCGAATAATCGTCTTGAGTGACGAGAGTCCATCACgctaaacacacagatacacgtgcCACTTCTCGGCCACAGTGTATATATTGACCAAAATGAAGGTAAAGACCTACAATATATATCATAAACAATTAATCGGATATCTGCATCTTTTGTGGTGCGCCAAATTGAAATCATCAGGGTTTAAGTCTGGTACTGTTTGGCATGTGTGTCTAATAGCCAACCTttcataaaatacattttgtttggGTTTCTAGAACTGTCACCACGCCTCTCTCTAGAACGGTAGGTCTACGGACCATCGCTGATTCTGCTAACAGGTTGTTCTCTGTCGCGAAAGATAATGTGTGCCCCGCCCACCTGTTGCATTTCTCCTTGAATTCACACGCATTCTTCTAGCAGTAGGCCTACGTACAAAATCGCAGGGATAACGTACATGTCAATTTGCCAACAAAAAGGATACAATACTAGATTATTGATATAGTTATTTAATTATGTGTTAAACACTGGACCTGCAGCATACGAGCTAAGACACCTGACattacagtctcacacacaccgctagGCATCTGTTGCCACTGCGAACCGCGTGTGCAAAACATCACTCGGCAACACTTGCGGCAATGCGAACCCATGAATGTGCCTCCAGAGGTGCCTGACCAATTACATTATTTACCCATTTTACAGACCGAAACGATGCCATAGATATCATTCACATCAACGCCGCTGCATCCCGTCACCTTCTCAACATACCTCCAACAACTGTTCTTTCATGTGAATGGTATGACTGAACACGTTTTTTTTAGAGGTTTGCTTTAAAAGCCTGCTGTTCATGTCGTGGCAGAATAGCTTATACCTTAAACCTAGTAACAGAGTGTTTGTATGAGAAAGAGTAACTAACCGAGAGACACGCAAATATTGCAAATGTAACCTCTCCATCACAATTAATCTGTATTCTGGAAACGAAAATAGCTATATAGGCTACGTTGGACTGAATGGTTAGTACAGGCTAGAAGCTTTTTAGTATGTGTTTTGTAACatgtgatgtgtttatgtgtaagaGGGAGAACTTACCCTGCTGGACTTCCATCATTGCATGTAACGGAACTATTCTCCAAAAAGTGTAACTTCATATCATAGTCGAGTTTCTGCGCAGAACACGGGTACAGCGATTGCGCGAGGTTCTTCACCTGCGTCATGAAGTTGTCCATGTTCTCCTCCACCGCCGTGAAATCCAGCGAGAAGCTCTCAGTCGTGTCGCCTCGGTCCCGATACGGCACTGAGGGTAACACCCGACGAGGCTGGGAGTTGCGACCCCCTCTAAACCTCCTTGCCCCGAGAACTCCATGCTGCAGAAGCACCAACATCGACACCGACCACATAAGCCTCATCGCTGATATCCTAATCTGATAGGAGTGCATGTCCTCCTGGTCGGCTCCTTGCGCGTTCCTCTGCTGTATGTACTGAGTTAAAGAATGCAAAACACTGAAAAAGGCTTAAAtcttttttcaaataaatgccATTGAAGGTTTGTTACGTTGAAGTCTATCAACAACTCAGGCGCTTTTCTCTCAATATTTAGTCAGCATTGATGTACTAATAGAGCTTGCGATATTGTCAATCATTTGCACCGGTGGACCATCAGCATTCTACCTGTAAGTGCAGCGCACAGCGTTTTATCCAGAGCATCCCCCTTTCCCATCCGCACCCGCCAATCAGTGCGCAGAACAGGGTTCGGAGGCGTGGCAGGTTTCCATCGTTGTCTTGTATAGTAAAATTGCCCACGCACCGGCTCCTGTGATCCCAACTGTTTCTTTTCATGTGGTGTTTTTTCACTGGCTCCGAAATGCCTGTTTCCCCATCAACGGTTTTACAGAGTGAGAATAAACCACTTGTGGTACTTGCTTCCAGGACAAAATAACttccaagacaaaaaaaaaaaaatgatagctTACGCAATATAGATATCATAATAAAATAGGCAAAGCAATTGAATGTGAATGAAATATATTATTTGACagcatattattattattattattattgttcttgtCATTAGTTAGTTAGTGTTGTTGTGGGTTGGAGTTGCTATCCCCTGTTCGCGTCCACACCGATGAAAAGGCAAGTATCGTGAAGGCCAAAGCCTTGCCCAGTCGGCTCTACTGCCTCACCTGCACAAAACTGTAGCATTTTCCATTCATCAAAAACTAACAACATTAACAATTAGACCCGCACAATCGGATGTTCACCCCGTTAGAGTAGCCTATATCACCCACAGTAAAGTTAACATTTAAATCTTTCCACGCACGCTCCCCCGATTTGACCCTTAACCCATCGCGGGGGGCACCACGCAGGTGGTGTCTGTAGCCCGCGAGAGAGACACGAGGACACTGTATCGAGTAGGGCCCCTCCGACTTCAAAGGGACCGAccatcactctttctgtctgttccgCCTTGTTCTGGCCGGCAGTGTTCTTCTCCCTTCGCCGCCCAAGTGAAACCAAGGGGGAAATGACCACATCACCTTGAGAATGGGCCGTCGAGGCCCTTAGAAGTTTCAATTATATGTTTAGTACCCTTGTTGGTTTGCGTAAATCCGTGTGTATAATTATGTATTACTGACATGTTAAGGCTTAACAGCCAGTCGTTATGCGGCTGCTCAAAAGAATCGGAAGGCTTGTGTCGCCTGTAGCGTGACTGACTTGGCTACCACGGACGGTCAAAGAAAGCCAGGGTTCAGCTCAGTGTGAACCTCAGTGGTTTATTAAAATCGGTTAACAAAACAGGGACATCGCGTCAAAAACCACGCAACTGGAGGTCTTTCTTTTCGTTCTCTTTCAGGATAATGGAAAGGGTAATTGGTTTATTCCCGCTAGGCCTCGAGGGGGGGTTCGCTCTGATGTCTTAATTAACCGTTTCGCACAATAAACTCATAAATGCGTTAGTGCTTTACAGAGTTAGTGTGCTCATTTACAGGCCTTCGGCGGCGAGATTAAAGGGATTGAGTGGCTAATGGTTAATGAGAGGCCGCTCGCAGATCAACCCTGCCATATACTGCAGCAGTCTAGCGACTCACTTTATTCAAACTAGCACTGTTATTAACCGACAACAGATTATGTGCACTAGTGTCGTGTTGTTGTTTACACCATTGTGTAAAGGTTGCCTGGTTGCCCACCAAGACTCGTTTTCAATTAAATCTTTAAAACACATATTGATACACATATTGATTAGCCTAGTACACTCTGTTTAAAAACAAATCGTCTGATTTCAGATGGCATGAGCACATTATCCTTCAAGCCTGC is a genomic window of Clupea harengus chromosome 1, Ch_v2.0.2, whole genome shotgun sequence containing:
- the notum1a gene encoding palmitoleoyl-protein carboxylesterase notum1a, with the protein product MHSYQIRISAMRLMWSVSMLVLLQHGVLGARRFRGGRNSQPRRVLPSVPYRDRGDTTESFSLDFTAVEENMDNFMTQVKNLAQSLYPCSAQKLDYDMKLHFLENSSVTCNDGSPAGYYIKESKGSKRWLIFLEGGWYCFNKESCNSRYETMRRLMSSTKWPNTKTGTGILSPLPEENPHWWNANMVFIPYCSSDVWSGVSPKTNESDYAFMGSLIIKEVVKELLTKGLDTAKVALLAGSSAGGTGVLLNVDAVAELLVELGYGGIQVRGLSDSGWFLDNQQYHCSDCLDTLSCAPTEAIKRGIKYWGSVVPESCRQAHEGEEWNCFFGYRVYPTIKRPVFVVQWLFDEAQLTVDNIHLTGQPLQEGQWNYIQELGLQLRNTLKDVPAMFAPACLSHEIITRSYWLDVQVKGTSLPRALHCWDRSFHDSARHSNKTPPRGCPMHLIDSCPWPHCNPTCPTIRDQYSGQEMTVLQFLMHMGFDVQAMAQQQGMDPSKLLGMLSNGS